CACGCTCGGTCCGCACCTCCACGCGCGCGGCGGAAGGGGGCCCCGCTGAAGGCGCCTGAGAAGGCGCCGGCGTGGAGAGGCTCCGCCCCACGAGGAAGCATACGACGACGACGACCACACCCAGGGCCCACGGCAGGAATCGCTTCATCACGTCTCTGAGTCGGGAGCGAGGAACATGAAGCGACAGGCGCGCGCCGTGCCGGGGGGCACCGCGCGCGCCTGTCAGCCACAACGACTAGTTGTCGAACGTCGCGTCGGTCAGCGCCTTCGCGGCGGCGACGGTGCCGGTCGCGGCCACGCCACCATCGTCGATGATGTAGAGGTAGACCTCATCCGGGGTGATGATGATGATCACGTCGCGGGCGTCCTGCGTCGCGACGGGGGCCTTGGGCGCGGCGACCGCGGGCATCGAGTAGGACATGCCGGCGAGACCCGCGACCAGACCGAGCAGACCAATACGAGCAAGCATCTTCTTCATGTGACGACTCCGAGTTGTGGGTTGCGTGGGCATGACGGCAGGGCCCGGCCCAAAGCCGGTCCTGACGTCATGAGCCCCGGCTGGCCTCAGGCCAGTGGGGTTTCGGGGGGCTGTTCCTGGAACGCCTGGGCCGCTTCTGGCACCGGAGACTGCTTCCCCGCCGGGAACCAGCGACTCCGCATGCGAAGCAGCCATCTCCCGAAGGCGCGGTACTCGTCATCGTCGACGAGCGCCAGGTCCACGGATGCCATGAAGAGGGAGAAGGTGATGAGGCCCAGGAACAGCGCGATGCCAAGGTGGAAGGTCAATCCCAGCACCACCGCCACCAGACGGGTGTACCGGTTCAAGAAGAGCAGGAAGGGAAACGCGACCTGGAAGGCCACCGTCCCATGCGTCAGGAGCGTCACCACCACGGCGTTCTGATAGAGCAATTCAGAGAAGCCCGGCCAGACGAACTGGCCACTCCGGAAGGCATGATAGATGGCCGTCCCGTCCTGCCAGACTTCACCCTGGACCTTGTAGAGGCCCGCCACGCCATAGACGAGGCTGATTTGCAGGGCGAAGGCCAGGATGGCCGCGTTGTGGCACATCCCGCGCAACCGGCCCCAAGCCGTGTCGGCCGCTGACACCCCACCCGCCGCGCGGCGCCTGGCATCCACCGAGAACCACGCGCCCACGTCCGCGAACATCGCGTAGACGAGCACCAGGTGGATGAGATTGTCACCCCCATCCCAGATGCCCGGGAAGCGCTGGTGCAGGGACCAGAAGAAGACGTACGTCAGCGGCGTGGTGATGCGGGTGCGCCACCCCCAGAGCCACAGCAACGAGACAAGCAATCCCAGGTGGTAGCAGACCTCGAACCACACCAGCGAGCGGTGCCAGCCATACACCGACAACAGCGAGGCGTTCGCCGCGAAGGTGTCCCAAGGCCACATCCCCTCCGGGCCGAACAAGTATCGGCGCTGGGCATGGTTCACCAGATACTGGATGACCATGGCGACGCCCGCGCAAATGCGGAACAAGCTGGCCCCGATGAGGAAACGGGGCCGGCTCACGCGCGCGACAATCCCATCCCAGGCACCCGCGGGCGCCTGGTTTTCATTGGACAGGGGTGGACTCACAGCGTCTCCGTGACCTCGAATGGCTGCCAGGGCAGGTCCGCGTAGGACGTTTCACCCGCTTCCTCGGGCTCCATCCGCCGCGAGAAGGGAGGCGCCTTCCGGGTCGCCACGCGAACACCCACCTCGACGACTTTCTCACCGGGATACAGACGGGTACATGCCGCCGAGGCCACCCGCGCCAACAGCCGAGTGCCATTCTCCCGGCGTTTGTTTCGCTCTCGCTCCACATTCGCGACCGCATCGCGATAGGCAGCCGTGTCGTCGGGTTTGGCCAGCAGGCGGCGCACGGCCTCGTCGTCCGGCGCCTGCAACATGGAAAGGCCAGCCATCTGGGCCCGGTCCAGGCGGTCCGCCGGTGTGAGACGATAACTGCGCTTCAACTCACGAAGCGGCTGGGTGATATCGACATACCCGTGCTCCTGACGCCCTCGCTGCCCATCCTCCGTGCGGCACGACACCAGCAGCCAGCGAGACTGCGCCAACACGGTGGGCGCGAACAGCGTCCAGCGCTGCGTGAAGAAGGGCTCCATGTAGCCCTTCACGGGCTCAATCACGCGCAACTTCAGAGGTGTTATCGGCGTCAGGTACGCCAGGGTGATTCCGAAGTGCACCGCGACGAGCAGTGCCAGTCCAATGGGTGCGGCGCGAATGAACCACGGAGCCAGGAGACGCCTGCGCTTGTCAGCCAATGCCGCACCTCCCGCAAGGGGTTGCACGCGTTGTGACTGCGAAGTGTCACTTGTACAGTTTCCAATAAACCGGAGTCAACCGCACCCCAGAAAAATCTGACTTGGTTGCATTGTGCGTCCACCGGGTCAACCTCAACTCACGGCGCACTTGAGCAGCCTTTGTAACATGGGCTGCAACAACGCCTGCCCGCGCAACGCCTCACGCCACCGCGAGGGGATGCCTTCCACGCCGTGAATCAACCCGGCGATGCCCCCCGCCACCGCCGCCGTGGTGTCCGTGTCCCGGCCGAGCCGTACGGCGGACTTCACCACCTGCTCGTAGGTGGTGCCTCCGGCGACGCATTGCCACGCGGAACGCAAGCAGTCGACGACATAACCCGTGCCTGTTCCCCGGATGCCTTCCCAGCCGGGAGGCAAGACATGTGTCTCCAGCTCACTCCGCGCTTCGGTGCCCTCCGGATACAGCGCACCGAAGGTGGTCAGTGCCTCCGCCCAAGGGTTCGGGGCGTCGTCCAGGATGCGGCGCGCCCAGAGACAATACAGCGCGCAGCAGACCTGCGAGCGCAGGTGCCCATGCGTGACACGCGACTGCGTCATCGCATCCGACGCCAGCTCCGCGTCGCTGCCCGCGTGCCAGAGGGCCAATGGCAACACGCGCATCAATGACCCATTGCCGTTGTCTCGCTCGCCCTTGGGGCCCGCCTGGAGCGCGGGCGTCCCGGCGTGGAGGTCCATGAGCGCCGTGCGCGTCTGGATGCCCACGTCGAACACCTGGCCATCCACCGCGAGGTAACCCCACTCCATCCAGTTCACCAGGCGCCGTCCCAGGTCCTCAGGGTCCAGACGTCCCTGGTAGAGGAGCGAGTCGAGCAGACACAGCGCATGCGCGCCGTCGTCGGACCAGGTGCCCGGCGGCACACCGTCATGCGCGCGCGGAAAGCCCTTGGGGGGTTGGAAGTCGAGCTGCTCGGGCGAGGGAATCCGCTCCGGGGCATGGAACTCATACGGCACCCCCAGCGCGTCTCCCACGAGCAGTCCGTAGATGCCCCCCACAATCCGCTCTTCACGCGTCGGCATGGTGTGCCCTCCCCCAGTGGAAACCGCCACCGTAGGACAGTCTCGCTGAATACGTACAGCCGGCGGACGCCGGGGCGAACACTCGCAGCCGCAACGAAATTGCGCCTGGGAGGCGGCGCATGCAGGCTCACGAGCGCGTCCCTTCGCCCAGGAGTCCCCATGTCGTCCGTGTCGCCCCTCGCCCAGCCCGAGGCCTGGAACCTCGTAGCCCCCGAGTACGTGCGCGAGCTGATGCCCACCTTCGAGACCTTCTCCCGGGACGCGCTCATCCGGGCCGGCGTGGTCCAGGGGATGCGGGTAGTGGACGTGGCCGCGGGGCCCGGGACGCTCGCGCTGCTCGCCGCGCGCAACGGCGCCCAGGTGACGGCCTTGGACTTCGCGCCCGAGATGATCTCCGCCCTGCGCGCCCGCGCCGCCGAGGCCCAGCCGCCCGTGGAGGTCCTGGAGGGCGACGGCATGGCCCTGCCCTTCGAGGAGCACTCGTTCGACGCGGCCTTCTCCATGTTCGGGCTGATGTTCTTCCCGGACCGCGAGCGGGGCTTCCGGGAGCTCCACCGCGTGCTGAAGCCCGGTGGACGCGCGGTCATCTCGAGCTGGACGCCGTTCGACCGTTCACCGGAGCTGCGCGCCGTCTACTCGCCGTTGTGGGAGGCCTTCGGCGTTCCGCCTCCGTCGGTCTCGCCGGCGCCCCTGTCCGACGCGGCCTCCTGTGAAAGCGAGATGACCCAGGGCGGCTTCTGCGACGTCTCCGTCCACGAAGTCCAGGGCCACATCGACTATCCGTCCACCGCGGCCATGGTGGATGCGACGACGCGCTCCAGCGCGCCCGTGGTGCTGGCCAGCAAGGCGATGGGCGAGAAGTGGGAGCCGCTGCTCTGGTCCATGCACGAGCGCGCCCTGTCGGAGCTGGGCGCGGGCCCCAGCGCGTCACCCTCACCGCCTACCTGACGGTCGGCGCGCGCAAGTAGCGCGGCCTCCGTCAGCGAAGGGTGCGCTCGGCCGCCTCGAGCGTGTTGCGCATCAACATCGCGATGGTCATGGGCCCCACCCCGCCGGGCACCGGGGTGATGTACGCGGCGCGCTCGGCGGCCGGGGCGAACTCCACGTCCCCCACCAGCTTGCCGTCCGGCTTGCGATTCATCCCCACGTCGATGACCACGGCGCCGGGTTTGATCCACGCGCCCTTCACCAGCTCGGCCACGCCCACCGCGACCACCAGGATGTCCGCGCCCTCCACCTCGCGGCGCAGGTCGCTCTTGCTGTGGCAGATGGTCACCGTGGCGTTCTTCTGGAGCAGCATCAGCGCCATGGGCTTGCCCACGATGTTGCTGCGGCCCACCACCACGGCCCGCTTGCCCGCGGGCTCACAGCCAATCTCCTCCAAGAGCCGCATCACGCCAAAAGGCGTACACGCGCGGGTGGCGGGCCGCCCCAGCAGCAGGTTTCCCGCGTTGAGCGGGTGGAAGCCGTCCGCGTCCTTCTCCGGCTTCACGGCGGAGATGATGACGTCCGGGTCGATGTGCCGGGGCAGCGGGAGCTGCACCAGGATGCCGTGCACCGCCGGGTCCTCGTTGAGCTGGTGGATGAGCTTCAGCAGCGCGTCCTGGGTGATGTCCTCGGCTGGGTGGAGCTCCCAGGAGTTGAAGCCCACCTCCTCGGCGGCCTTCTTCTTCCCGTTGACGTAGACCTTGGAGGCGGGGTCCTCCCCCACGCGCACCACGGCCAGCCCCGGCGTCAGGCCGTGCTCGCGCTGGAGCCGGTCCACCGCCGCCTTGACCTCCGCACGCACGCGCGCGGCGACTGCCTTGCCATCCATCAACTGGGCCATAAGGCATGGCACTCTATGCGAAACTCCCCCGCCGGAAAGGGAGCGGAACCTCGGTCATGGGTGCAGGAACAGTACTTGGAGGGATGTTGGGGCTGATGGCGGGCCTGCTCGTGGGCAGCCCGTGGGCCATCGTCCTGTTCCTCATCGCGGGCGGCTTCGCGGGGCGCTACTACGACTCCCTGAACGCGATGCCGCCGCAGGACCCGGAGGCCCTGTCCGACTTCACGCCCGCGTACCTGCCCTACGACGACACGGACACGGACATACGCCCGGCACGGCGGGAAGAACCCTACGAACAGCTCGCCAGTGACTTGTGCGCCGTCTTCGTGGAGGTGGCGCATGCCGACGGAGAGGTCCGCCGCGACGAGGTCAAGGTGGTGCGCCGGTACTTCCAGAAGACGCTGGGCTACGGGCCCGAGGCGCTGGAGGTCGTCCGGGGCCACCTGAAGACCTTCCTGGCCCGCCCGCCCGACCTGGACGCCGCGGTCAGCGCCTGTGAAGCGCAACTGCCCGCCTCCGAGCGGCACCGGCTGCTCGACACGCTGTACGAGCTGGCGCTCGCGGACGGCGGCATGCAGCGCTCCGAGCGCGAGGTGCTGCGCCGCGTGGCCGAGGGCCTGGGCATCTCCGAGGCGGACGAGCACGCCATCATCTCCAGCCACCTGGGCGCGAGCGACGAGCACTACGCCGCCCTGGGCCTGACGCCCGACGCGACGGACGTGGAGGTGAAACGCGCCTTCCGACAGCTCGCCGCCGAGTTCCATCCCGACAAAGCCGCCCACCTGGGCCGTCAGGCCGCCGAGCAGGCGGCCCGTCGCTTCCAGGAAGTCCGCGACGCGTACGAAGAGATTCGGCGCCTGCGCGGCCTGTAACACCGGGTTACATCCCCACAGACGCCCACGACGAGGACAGACCTCCAGCCATGAGCCAGCAGCGCAACGGCCCCAAGAAGAAGGAACCGGCGTTCGCCAACAACCCCTTCAAGTCCGCCATCCAGACGATGAAGGACGAGGAGAAGAAGGCGGCGCAGGAGAAGGCCGCCACGCAGGCCGCCCAGCGCAAGGCCGCGGCGCCCCCGCCCCGGGCCGCGAAGGCCCCGAAGGTCCGCGAGGAGGACGACGCCTCCCTCTTCTTCTCCGCCATGGACGGCGTGCAACAAATCACCAACCGGGGCGAGGCCCCCGCCCCCAACCCCCGCCTGCCGGAAATCATCGACGAGAACGCGGAGGCGCTGGCGCAGCTCTCCGAGCTGGTCGCCGGCCAGGGGGACTTCGACTTCACCGGCTCGGATGAGTTCCTCGAGGGCGCGGGCCCTGGCGTCGACCGGAACCTGCTGCGCGCGCTGCGCCGCGGAGACTTCGCCATCCAGGGACAGTTGGACCTGCACGGGAAGACGCAGGTGGAGGCCCGCGACGCGCTGGAGCGTTTCCTCGACGACAGCCGCCGCGCGAAGAAGCGCTGCGTGCTGGTGGTTCACGGCCGCGGTTTGAATTCCAAGGACCAGATTCCGGTGCTGAAGGAGCGGCTCAAGGGCTGGCTGTCCGAGAAGCGGATTGGCCGGAGGGTGCTGGCGTTCGCTACCGCACGTCCCCAGGACGGCGGCACCGGCGCGGTGTACGTCCTGCTCCGGCGGTAGCCTTTACGCGCGCCCGGCACTGTGCATACATGCCGCCATGGCACGCGATCTGATCGACCTGCATATCCACGTGGGTGGCGCGGTGGCGCCCCACATCCTCTGGTCCATCGCCCACCAGCAGGGCTTCAAGCTCCCGGTCAAGAACTACTTCGACTTCGTGGAGCTCATCACCTCTCGTCCGGGCAAGGTGGGCAGCCTGGACGACTACCTGAAGATTCTCCACACCTGGACGGAGAAGATTCAGTCCTCGCCCAGCGCGATCGAGCGCTCCGTCTACGAGGTCATCGGCAAGGAGTACCGCGGCAGCCGCGTGACGCAGATGGAGCTGCGCTTCAACCCGATGAAGCGCAACCTCAACTCAGAGCTGGACCTGGACCACATCATCCACGCCGCGCTGCGCGGCATGGACCGCGCGGTGCTGGAGTACGGCGTGAAGATGGGGCTCATCTTCTGCCTGGCGCGTGAGTTCGACCACCGGCTCAACAGCATCATCGTGGACAAGGCCATCAAGTACCGCACGCGCGGCGTGTACGGCATCGACCTGGCCGGCACCGAGACGAACGCCATGGAGCTGCGGCCGGAGGTCGTCTCCCAGTACGAGGAGCTCTTCTCGCGCGCCCGCCGCGCCGGGCTCAAGTGCACGGTGCACACCGGCGAGACGCGCGGCACCGGCGCCGAGGGCGTCATGTCGGTGGTGGAGAAGCTCCAGCCGCACCGCATCGGCCACGGCATCCGCGCCGCCTACGACGAGCACGCGATGAAGGTGCTGCGCGAGCGCGACATCGTCCTGGAGCTGTGCCCCACGTCCAACCTGCACACCAAGGCCGTGGAGGGCGTGGAGGAGCTGCGCCACATCGTCCGCACCTTCTGGGACCGCAAGGTGAAGTTCACCATCAACACGGACGGCCCCTACCTGCTGGAGACGGACATGCGGCGGGAGATCGACATCATCGAGCAGAACGGCATCCTCACGCCCGAGCAGGTGGATCAGACGCTCGCCTGGGCCCGTGAAGCCTCGTTCATCCCGGCCTGAGTCCGCCCATGTACGGACTCACCCGTTCGCTGCTCTTCCAGATGTCCGCCGAGCGCGCGCACCGGCTCGGCATGGCGGGGCTCCATTACCTGGGCCGCTCGCGGGACTTGTGTGAGTCCCTGCGGGAGAAGGCCCTGGAAGGGGCCCCGCCCAACCTGGCCGTGGAGGTGGCGGGCCTGCGCTTCGCCCACCCCGTGGCGCTGGCCGCGGGCCTGGACAAGGACGCCGAGGCCGTGGACGGACTCTTCGCCTGCGGCTTCTCCGCGGTGGAGATTGGCACCCTCACGCCCCGGCCCCAGCCCGGCAACCCCAGCCCCCGCTTGTTCCGCCTGCCGGAGCACCGTGCCGTCATCAACCGCATGGGCTTCAACAACCACGGCGCCGCCCAGGCCGCCACGCGGCTGCGGATGCAGACGTGGCGCCCCGGCCCGCTGGGGGTGAACATCGGCAAGAACAAGGACACGCCGCTGGATCAGGCCGTGGAGGACTACGTGGCCTGCGTGGACGCGCTGGCGGCGCTGGGGGACTACGTGGTGGTCAACGCCTCGTCCCCCAACACGCCGGGCCTGCGCAAGCTGCAGGAGCCCGAGCAGCTCACGCAGTTGCTGGGCGCGGTGCAGGAGCGCCTGGCCTCCGTGGCCCCGGGCAAGCCGCTGTTCCTCAAGATTGCCCCGGACCTCACGCCCGAGGCCGTGGACGAGGTGGTGGACGTCGCGCGGGCCTGCAAGCTCGCGGGGCTCATCGCCACCAACACCACGCTGGCCCGCCCCTTCGAGCACCCCCTGGCGAAGGAGGCCGGGGGCCTGTCCGGCGCGCCGGTGCGGGAGCCCGCCAACGCCGTCATCCG
This genomic window from Myxococcus hansupus contains:
- the folD gene encoding bifunctional methylenetetrahydrofolate dehydrogenase/methenyltetrahydrofolate cyclohydrolase FolD codes for the protein MAQLMDGKAVAARVRAEVKAAVDRLQREHGLTPGLAVVRVGEDPASKVYVNGKKKAAEEVGFNSWELHPAEDITQDALLKLIHQLNEDPAVHGILVQLPLPRHIDPDVIISAVKPEKDADGFHPLNAGNLLLGRPATRACTPFGVMRLLEEIGCEPAGKRAVVVGRSNIVGKPMALMLLQKNATVTICHSKSDLRREVEGADILVVAVGVAELVKGAWIKPGAVVIDVGMNRKPDGKLVGDVEFAPAAERAAYITPVPGGVGPMTIAMLMRNTLEAAERTLR
- a CDS encoding adenosine deaminase, which encodes MARDLIDLHIHVGGAVAPHILWSIAHQQGFKLPVKNYFDFVELITSRPGKVGSLDDYLKILHTWTEKIQSSPSAIERSVYEVIGKEYRGSRVTQMELRFNPMKRNLNSELDLDHIIHAALRGMDRAVLEYGVKMGLIFCLAREFDHRLNSIIVDKAIKYRTRGVYGIDLAGTETNAMELRPEVVSQYEELFSRARRAGLKCTVHTGETRGTGAEGVMSVVEKLQPHRIGHGIRAAYDEHAMKVLRERDIVLELCPTSNLHTKAVEGVEELRHIVRTFWDRKVKFTINTDGPYLLETDMRREIDIIEQNGILTPEQVDQTLAWAREASFIPA
- a CDS encoding TerB family tellurite resistance protein codes for the protein MGAGTVLGGMLGLMAGLLVGSPWAIVLFLIAGGFAGRYYDSLNAMPPQDPEALSDFTPAYLPYDDTDTDIRPARREEPYEQLASDLCAVFVEVAHADGEVRRDEVKVVRRYFQKTLGYGPEALEVVRGHLKTFLARPPDLDAAVSACEAQLPASERHRLLDTLYELALADGGMQRSEREVLRRVAEGLGISEADEHAIISSHLGASDEHYAALGLTPDATDVEVKRAFRQLAAEFHPDKAAHLGRQAAEQAARRFQEVRDAYEEIRRLRGL
- a CDS encoding quinone-dependent dihydroorotate dehydrogenase, with translation MYGLTRSLLFQMSAERAHRLGMAGLHYLGRSRDLCESLREKALEGAPPNLAVEVAGLRFAHPVALAAGLDKDAEAVDGLFACGFSAVEIGTLTPRPQPGNPSPRLFRLPEHRAVINRMGFNNHGAAQAATRLRMQTWRPGPLGVNIGKNKDTPLDQAVEDYVACVDALAALGDYVVVNASSPNTPGLRKLQEPEQLTQLLGAVQERLASVAPGKPLFLKIAPDLTPEAVDEVVDVARACKLAGLIATNTTLARPFEHPLAKEAGGLSGAPVREPANAVIRRAYLRGDGALPIIGVGGVFTAQDVYEKLRAGASVVQVYTGFIYEGPGMVGHILPALATLLARDGFKQVRDAIGAEHRGAA
- a CDS encoding HTTM domain-containing protein, yielding MSRPRFLIGASLFRICAGVAMVIQYLVNHAQRRYLFGPEGMWPWDTFAANASLLSVYGWHRSLVWFEVCYHLGLLVSLLWLWGWRTRITTPLTYVFFWSLHQRFPGIWDGGDNLIHLVLVYAMFADVGAWFSVDARRRAAGGVSAADTAWGRLRGMCHNAAILAFALQISLVYGVAGLYKVQGEVWQDGTAIYHAFRSGQFVWPGFSELLYQNAVVVTLLTHGTVAFQVAFPFLLFLNRYTRLVAVVLGLTFHLGIALFLGLITFSLFMASVDLALVDDDEYRAFGRWLLRMRSRWFPAGKQSPVPEAAQAFQEQPPETPLA
- a CDS encoding DUF5819 family protein; its protein translation is MADKRRRLLAPWFIRAAPIGLALLVAVHFGITLAYLTPITPLKLRVIEPVKGYMEPFFTQRWTLFAPTVLAQSRWLLVSCRTEDGQRGRQEHGYVDITQPLRELKRSYRLTPADRLDRAQMAGLSMLQAPDDEAVRRLLAKPDDTAAYRDAVANVERERNKRRENGTRLLARVASAACTRLYPGEKVVEVGVRVATRKAPPFSRRMEPEEAGETSYADLPWQPFEVTETL
- a CDS encoding Smr/MutS family protein, translated to MSQQRNGPKKKEPAFANNPFKSAIQTMKDEEKKAAQEKAATQAAQRKAAAPPPRAAKAPKVREEDDASLFFSAMDGVQQITNRGEAPAPNPRLPEIIDENAEALAQLSELVAGQGDFDFTGSDEFLEGAGPGVDRNLLRALRRGDFAIQGQLDLHGKTQVEARDALERFLDDSRRAKKRCVLVVHGRGLNSKDQIPVLKERLKGWLSEKRIGRRVLAFATARPQDGGTGAVYVLLRR
- a CDS encoding ADP-ribosylglycohydrolase family protein, producing the protein MPTREERIVGGIYGLLVGDALGVPYEFHAPERIPSPEQLDFQPPKGFPRAHDGVPPGTWSDDGAHALCLLDSLLYQGRLDPEDLGRRLVNWMEWGYLAVDGQVFDVGIQTRTALMDLHAGTPALQAGPKGERDNGNGSLMRVLPLALWHAGSDAELASDAMTQSRVTHGHLRSQVCCALYCLWARRILDDAPNPWAEALTTFGALYPEGTEARSELETHVLPPGWEGIRGTGTGYVVDCLRSAWQCVAGGTTYEQVVKSAVRLGRDTDTTAAVAGGIAGLIHGVEGIPSRWREALRGQALLQPMLQRLLKCAVS
- a CDS encoding class I SAM-dependent methyltransferase; translated protein: MSSVSPLAQPEAWNLVAPEYVRELMPTFETFSRDALIRAGVVQGMRVVDVAAGPGTLALLAARNGAQVTALDFAPEMISALRARAAEAQPPVEVLEGDGMALPFEEHSFDAAFSMFGLMFFPDRERGFRELHRVLKPGGRAVISSWTPFDRSPELRAVYSPLWEAFGVPPPSVSPAPLSDAASCESEMTQGGFCDVSVHEVQGHIDYPSTAAMVDATTRSSAPVVLASKAMGEKWEPLLWSMHERALSELGAGPSASPSPPT